One Vespula pensylvanica isolate Volc-1 chromosome 1, ASM1446617v1, whole genome shotgun sequence genomic region harbors:
- the LOC122627891 gene encoding origin recognition complex subunit 4 codes for MSKKKNMAIDFQDNMILLTRKYLKRKIMCPETKFRHHIKERLHILDLLKRTVEMGESNSALLIGPRGSGKTTLINSVLVELSTLKFFKDNALIVNLHGLVHTDDRIALKDATRQMQLENVVGDKVFGTFAENLSFLLECLKSGDKKHSKPVIFILDEFDLFCAHHNQTLLYNLFDVAQSAQAPICVLGITCRLDVIELLEKRVKSRFSHRQIFLFPGDTSSTEKPTSAFDDRLELFQHLLSLPDDENVNRIEQQYDDCTIDPHFGSMWNEYIKSLTSNVTMVNLLKRMYQIDISERSFRSFLAVAVSTLSEKHQKLEVNDFVEASKIFSQDDKILMLEGLSVLEMCLIIAMKHETEIYDGEPLTFESIYNRYIKFTNQNSFIHSVQRPVIMKAFEHIKNLEFIVPVSSANTRIEKEYQRYKFSLTSQQVMDAVKNYPGLPTEVSQWALSSL; via the exons atgagtaagaagaagaatatggCAATTGATTTCCAAGATAACATGATATTgttaacaagaaaatatttaaaacgcaAAATAATGTGTCCTGAAACAAAATTTAGACATCACATTAAAGAACGTTTACACATATTGGATTTATTAAAACGGACGGTTGAAATGGGTGAAAGTAATTCTGCATTACTAATTGGTCCTAGAGGCAGTGGAAAAACTAca CTCATCAACAGTGTCTTAGTAGAATTGTCCACTTTGAAGTTTTTTAAAGACAATGCACTAATAGTAAATCTGCATGGTTTAGTACATACCGATGATCGTATAGCATTAAAAGATGCTACACGTCAAATGCAATTAGAAAATGTAGTAGGTGATAAAGTCTTTGGCACATTTGCAGAAAATTTAAGTTTCCTATTAGAATGCTTAAAGTCTGGAGACAAAAAACATTCTAAACCAGTTATTTTCATACTAGACGAGTTTGACTTGTTCTGTGCGCATCATAATCAAACtctattatataatctttttgatGTTGCTCAGTCTGCACAA gcTCCTATCTGTGTATTGGGTATAACATGTAGATTGGATGTTATAGAACTTTTAGAGAAAAGGGTTAAATCAAGATTTTCACATAggcaaatatttctttttcctggtGATACATCATCCACTGAAAAACCAACATCTGCTTTTGATGATCGTTTAGAGCTTTTTCAACATCTTCTTAGTTTACCGGATGATGAAAATGTAAATAGAATAGAGCAACAATATGACGATTGTACAATAGATCCACATTTTGGTTCAATGTggaatgaatatattaaaagtttaaCTAGTAATGTTACAATGGTAAACTTGTTAAAAAGAATGTATCAGATCGATATTAGTGAGAGAAGTTTCAGAAGTTTTTTAGCAGTTGCTGTTTCAACATTATCCGAGAAGCATCAGAAATTAGAAGTAAACGATTTTGTAGAagcaagtaaaatattttctcaggatgataaaatattaatgctTGAAGGTTTATCTGTACTAGAAATGTGTTTA ATCATAGCCATGAAACATGAAACAGAAATATATGATGGTGAACCATTAACTTTTGAAAGTATCTAcaatcgatatattaaatttacgaaTCAAAATTCTTTCATTCACTCTGTTCAAAGACCAGTTATTATGAAAGCATTTGAACATATTAAG AATCTAGAATTTATAGTACCTGTAAGTAGTGCAAATACAAGAATTGAGAAAGAATATCAAAggtataaattttctttgacaTCTCAACAAGTAATGGATGCTGTCAAAAATTATCCAGGACTTCCTACAGAAGTCTCCCAATGGGCATTAAGCAGtctataa
- the LOC122627881 gene encoding putative ammonium transporter 3 isoform X1, whose protein sequence is MEEDNYERNITNSTIYIYTSSIYNLTQEDSNWIVTSSFIIFTMQTGFGMLESGCVSLKNEVNIMMKNVVDIVLGGLTYWIFGFGMSFGVNKPTNFFIGSGGLLIDPPVGSELMGPICAAFLFQLSFATTSTTIVSGAMAERCNFKAYCLFSFLNTIVYCIPAGWVWGDHGFLKSLGVVDIAGSGPVHLVGGVSALACAIMLGPRLGRYDSGIEPLPLGCPVNAIMGLFVLWWGWLAFNSGSTYGVSGQRWQYAARAAVSTMMGSIGGGLVGLGFSLTNPNGIDILSQINGILGALVAITGGCFLYCAWESIIIGMIGGFITCFIMPMLDKIHIDDPVGASATHGASGIWGVIAIGLFADNPYPLDTTSGRSGLFKGGGWYLLGVQSLSVLCLASWSFISSIILLWLIDKILPIRMKEDEELLGADLVEHRIRHVQIGVSRAMSAFDSSTLVDTLNKVHPVGINPGHDLYISKNKRKRYGNLININNLRIKKKSSISSPVHAITNSATSIKNIPHLAWID, encoded by the exons ATGGAAGAAGATAATTATGAACGCAATATTACTAACagtactatttatatatatacaagttcAATTTACAATCTTACTCAGGAAGATAGTAATTGGATAGTTACCagttcttttatcattttcactATGCAAACAG GTTTTGGTATGTTAGAATCAGGATGTGTTTCTCTAAAAAATGAAGTCAatataatgatgaaaaatGTGGTAGACATAGTTCTTGGTGGATTAACTTATTGGATATTTGGATTTGGCATGAGTTTTGGTGTAAATAAACCcactaatttttttattggtaGTGGAGGTTTATTGATTGATCCACCTGTAGGTAGTGAACTTATGGGTCCTATTTGTGctgcatttttatttcaattaagcTTTGCTACGACATCTACAACTATTGTTAGTGGTGCAATGGCTGAAAG ATGTAATTTTAAAGCTTATTgccttttctcatttttaaatacaatcgTATATTGTATACCAGCAGGGTGGGTATGGGGTGATCATGGATTTCTAAAATCTTTGGGTGTAGTTGATATAGCTGGATCAGGGCCAGTACATCTCGTTGGTGGAGTTTCAg ctCTTGCATGTGCCATAATGCTTGGACCAAGATTAGGCAGATATGACTCTGGAATAGAACCGTTACCTTTGGGCTGTCCTGTAAATGCTATAATGGGGTTGTTTGTACTATG gTGGGGATGGCTAGCATTTAATAGTGGTAGTACATATGGTGTAAGCGGTCAACGTTGGCAATATGCCGCAAGAGCAGCTGTTTCTACAATGATGGGAAGTATAGGTGGTGGTTTAGTTGGCCTTGGATTTAGTTTGACTAATCCAAATGGGATTGATATCTTGAGTCAAATAAATGGAATTCTTGGTGCATTGGTTGCCATTACAG GTGGATGTTTTTTGTATTGTGCTTGggaatcgataataataggGATGATAGGTGGATTTATTACTTGTTTTATAATGCCAATGTtagataaaatacatattgatGATCCTGTTGGAGCATCTGCTACACACG GAGCAAGTGGAATATGGGGTGTCATAGCTATTGGTTTGTTTGCTGATAATCCATATCCTCTAGACACTACAAGTGGTAGAAGTGGTTTATTCAAGG gtGGAGGTTGGTATTTGTTAGGTGTACAAAGTTTATCTGTATTATGTTTGGCTAGTTGgagttttatttcttccataATATTACTATGG ttaattgataaaatcttaccaataagaatgaaagaggatGAAGAATTACTTGGTGCTGATTTAGTAGAACACAGAATACGACACGTACAG ATTGGAGTGAGCAGAGCAATGTCTGCTTTTGATTCTTCTACATTAGTTGATACTTTAAATAAGGTGCACCCTGTGGGAATAAATCCag gTCATGATTTATACATCTCAAAAAACAAACGTAAGAGATAtggaaatttgataaatattaataatttacgtataaaaaaaaaatcttcgattTCTTCACCAGTACATGCAATAACAAACTCTGCgacatctataaaaaatataccacACTTGGCATGGattgattaa
- the LOC122627881 gene encoding putative ammonium transporter 3 isoform X2 encodes MEEDNYERNITNSTIYIYTSSIYNLTQEDSNWIVTSSFIIFTMQTESGCVSLKNEVNIMMKNVVDIVLGGLTYWIFGFGMSFGVNKPTNFFIGSGGLLIDPPVGSELMGPICAAFLFQLSFATTSTTIVSGAMAERCNFKAYCLFSFLNTIVYCIPAGWVWGDHGFLKSLGVVDIAGSGPVHLVGGVSALACAIMLGPRLGRYDSGIEPLPLGCPVNAIMGLFVLWWGWLAFNSGSTYGVSGQRWQYAARAAVSTMMGSIGGGLVGLGFSLTNPNGIDILSQINGILGALVAITGGCFLYCAWESIIIGMIGGFITCFIMPMLDKIHIDDPVGASATHGASGIWGVIAIGLFADNPYPLDTTSGRSGLFKGGGWYLLGVQSLSVLCLASWSFISSIILLWLIDKILPIRMKEDEELLGADLVEHRIRHVQIGVSRAMSAFDSSTLVDTLNKVHPVGINPGHDLYISKNKRKRYGNLININNLRIKKKSSISSPVHAITNSATSIKNIPHLAWID; translated from the exons ATGGAAGAAGATAATTATGAACGCAATATTACTAACagtactatttatatatatacaagttcAATTTACAATCTTACTCAGGAAGATAGTAATTGGATAGTTACCagttcttttatcattttcactATGCAAACAG AATCAGGATGTGTTTCTCTAAAAAATGAAGTCAatataatgatgaaaaatGTGGTAGACATAGTTCTTGGTGGATTAACTTATTGGATATTTGGATTTGGCATGAGTTTTGGTGTAAATAAACCcactaatttttttattggtaGTGGAGGTTTATTGATTGATCCACCTGTAGGTAGTGAACTTATGGGTCCTATTTGTGctgcatttttatttcaattaagcTTTGCTACGACATCTACAACTATTGTTAGTGGTGCAATGGCTGAAAG ATGTAATTTTAAAGCTTATTgccttttctcatttttaaatacaatcgTATATTGTATACCAGCAGGGTGGGTATGGGGTGATCATGGATTTCTAAAATCTTTGGGTGTAGTTGATATAGCTGGATCAGGGCCAGTACATCTCGTTGGTGGAGTTTCAg ctCTTGCATGTGCCATAATGCTTGGACCAAGATTAGGCAGATATGACTCTGGAATAGAACCGTTACCTTTGGGCTGTCCTGTAAATGCTATAATGGGGTTGTTTGTACTATG gTGGGGATGGCTAGCATTTAATAGTGGTAGTACATATGGTGTAAGCGGTCAACGTTGGCAATATGCCGCAAGAGCAGCTGTTTCTACAATGATGGGAAGTATAGGTGGTGGTTTAGTTGGCCTTGGATTTAGTTTGACTAATCCAAATGGGATTGATATCTTGAGTCAAATAAATGGAATTCTTGGTGCATTGGTTGCCATTACAG GTGGATGTTTTTTGTATTGTGCTTGggaatcgataataataggGATGATAGGTGGATTTATTACTTGTTTTATAATGCCAATGTtagataaaatacatattgatGATCCTGTTGGAGCATCTGCTACACACG GAGCAAGTGGAATATGGGGTGTCATAGCTATTGGTTTGTTTGCTGATAATCCATATCCTCTAGACACTACAAGTGGTAGAAGTGGTTTATTCAAGG gtGGAGGTTGGTATTTGTTAGGTGTACAAAGTTTATCTGTATTATGTTTGGCTAGTTGgagttttatttcttccataATATTACTATGG ttaattgataaaatcttaccaataagaatgaaagaggatGAAGAATTACTTGGTGCTGATTTAGTAGAACACAGAATACGACACGTACAG ATTGGAGTGAGCAGAGCAATGTCTGCTTTTGATTCTTCTACATTAGTTGATACTTTAAATAAGGTGCACCCTGTGGGAATAAATCCag gTCATGATTTATACATCTCAAAAAACAAACGTAAGAGATAtggaaatttgataaatattaataatttacgtataaaaaaaaaatcttcgattTCTTCACCAGTACATGCAATAACAAACTCTGCgacatctataaaaaatataccacACTTGGCATGGattgattaa
- the LOC122627908 gene encoding gamma-aminobutyric acid receptor-associated protein translates to MKFEYKEGHPFEKRKAEGEKIRRKYPDRVPVIVEKAPKAKISDLDKQKYLVPSDLTVGQFYFLIRKRIHLRPEDALFFFVNNIIPPTSATMGSLYAEHHEEDFFLYIAYSDENVYGH, encoded by the exons ATGAAGTTTGAATACAAGGAGGGGCATCctttcgagaagagaaaggctGAGGGTGAAAAGATACGACGAAAGTATCCGGACAGGGTGCCT GTGATCGTTGAAAAGGCACCTAAAGCCAAAATTAGTGATCtggataaacaaaaatatcttgtACCATCTGACCTGACTGTTGGACAATTTTACTTTCTAATCCGCAAGAGGATTCACCTTCGCCCAGAGGATGCTTTGTTCTTCTTTGTTAACAATATCATTCCTCCTACAAGCGCAACCATGGGATCTCTATACGcg GAACATCATGAGGAGGACTTCTTCCTATACATAGCTTACAGCGATGAAAATGTGTATGGGCACTAA
- the LOC122628007 gene encoding 60S ribosomal protein L22-like: MALTVAKKTKGSSSKKQALRGKGQKKKVSLKFTIDCTHPVEDNIMDVANFEKYLQERIKVSGKTNNFGNNVTIERNKMKLSVNSDIDFSKRYLKYLTKKYLKKNKLRDWLRVVSQDKETYELRYFQINSQEDDDEEDAE, from the exons ATGGCTCTG ACTGTAGCAAAGAAAACCAAAGGCTCAAGTAGCAAAAAGCAAGCCCTTCGTGGCAAGGgccaaaagaagaaagtgtCGCTCAAGTTTACGATCGACTGCACACATCCTGTGGAGGATAATATTATGGATGTAGCTAATTTT GAAAAATATCttcaagaaagaataaaagttaGCGGGAAAACAAACAATTTTGGAAACAATGTTACCATCGAACGTAACAAAATGAAACTTTCTGTTAACAGtgatattgatttttctaaaCG ATATCTCAAATACttgacaaagaaatatttgaagaagaataaattgcGTGATTGGTTACGTGTAGTGTCACAAGATAAAGAGACCTATGAGTTACGATACTTCCAGATTAACAGTCAGgaagacgatgacgaggaGGACGCggagtaa
- the LOC122628004 gene encoding vesicle-associated membrane protein 2-like, with protein sequence MATEGGLAPDAAGAGAGAGAGTDGIVGGPRTPQQIASQKRLQATQAQVDEVVDIMKTNVEKVLERDQKLSELDDRADALQQGASQFEQQAGKLKRKFWLQNLKMMIIMGVIALIILIIIVAKFMPESPPPAPPAYAYPPAGVPPPGAPPAGAPAAAPGGAAAPGGGSAPQTAAAAFVGSFNGIRSTI encoded by the exons at gGCCACCGAAGGCGGTCTGGCGCCGGATGCTGCGGGTGCTGGCGCGGGTGCAGGTGCAGGAACCGATGGAATTGTCGGTGGGCCCAGGACGCCTCAGCAGATTGCTTCGCAAAAGCGACTGCAGGCGACGCAAGCGCAGGTTGACGAGGTCGTCGACATTATGAAGACGAACGTTGAGAAGGTCCTCGAGCGTGATCAAAAGCTCTCCGAGCTTGATGACCGAGCAG ACGCACTTCAGCAAGGAGCGTCGCAATTTGAACAACAAGCGGGAAAATTGAAGAGGAAGTTTTGGCTACAAAATTTAAAg aTGATGATCATCATGGGCGTCATCGCACTCATTATATTGATCATTATAGTTG CAAAATTCATGCCGGAgtcaccaccaccagcaccacctGCGTACGCTTATCCACCAGCAGGAGTACCTCCCCCAGGTGCACCACCTGCAGGTGCTCCTGCCGCAGCACCAGGAGGTGCAGCTGCTCCAGGGGGTGGTTCTGCACCCCAAACCGCCGCTGCTGCCTTCGTTGGCTCCTTTAATGGTATACGCAGTACGATCTAA
- the LOC122628013 gene encoding synaptobrevin-like, with product MDGVGNSTEVEIGGPRNMQQAASSKKLQQTQAEINEVVGIMKVNVERVLERDQKLSELENRADALQQGATQFEQQAGKLKRKYWWKNLKMMIIIGIICVVILIIIIYSAVPNSSESENP from the exons ATGGATGGAGTCGGTAACTCTACAGAAGTTGAGATTGGTGGGCCAAGAAATATGCAGCAGGCAGCATCTAGCAAAAAACTGCAGCAAACACAAGCTGAGATTAACGAAGTGGTGGGAATAATGAAAGTTAATGTAGAGAGAGTATTGGAGAGAGATCAGAAATTGTCGGAGCTTGAGAATCGAGCCGATGCGTTACAACAAGGTGCGACACAGTTTGAACAACAAGCTGGTAAACTTAAAAGAAAGTATTGGTGGAAAAACCTTAAGATGATGATCATCATTGGTATTATATGTGTTGTGATcttgatcattattatat ATTCGGCTGTACCGAATTCTTCAGAATCTGAAAATCCTTAA